A region of the Kribbella sp. NBC_01245 genome:
CAGGTGTACGACATGGGCGTTCAGCTCAAGGTCCAGGCCTCAGCACCGTTCAATCGGCCCGTCGACATCCGCGCCACCGCCGGACTTGTCTGCGGACCTGGCTGTTTCAGGAACCCCGATCTGCTCGACCGACCCGCGGAGGTGCCGTGGCAGCTACAAGGGCGTGCCAACGCGAACGCGCCCTGGTCCGTGGTCACTTCTGGCAAGGACCTGCGCACGATCCAGCCTTTCGTGGGGTCGATCGGCACCAGGCAGTTCCGCATCGTCGTACCGACCTGGTCTCCGGTCTATCCGGTCCAGGTGTCGGGGTGGATGGCGACCGCACCGAGGACCTCGGTGACGACGTACAACCTGCAGAACGCCAACCTGACCACGACCCTGGTCAAACCTGGCGCTCCGGTGGGGGTCAAGCTGAGCGTGGCGCCGTACGTCAACGGCAGGGCGCTGTTGCAGCGATGGACGGGTACGACGTGGGCCGGGATCACGTGGGTGCCGTTCACCAACGGCAAGGGTTCAAAGAGCTTCACCGCGCCGACTCGTGGTTACTACGCCTACCGGATGGTGGTTCCGGGCATCACCTATCAGGGTCGTTCGATCGCCACAACGGTCTCGTGGAAGTCGTATTTGTCGGTTCGCTAGGAATTTTGCAGGTAGCTGCAATAGGCAGTGCTTAACGGCCGTCATCCCGTGGGTGTCAATTGTCGTTTCGATGCCAATACCGGCAAACGCCCGGAAGGGAAAGCGGGCCGGTTCATGTGGCGTTCATTTCGCGCCGTCGTACTGACGTCGACCACCGAGAGCCGGTGGCTGGGACGGAGGAACGATGAAGAAGAGACTCCTTGCGGTGTTGGCGATGGCGGTCGCGCTCGTGGTCGCGACCGCATTGCCGGCGGCCGCGCGGAATGTGAATGACACGCATTCCTACAGCAACTGCACTTTCAACTACCAGCTCAAAGATCATGGGCTCGGTAAAGAAATCGGTTATGCCGCGCTGATCTGGGTCCAGATCTTTCCCAGCCGGTCCACCAAGACCACGCCTGGCTGCAGCCTGAAGCTGCGCATCCTTTACAAGCAGCCGCAGACCGAGGATTGGGCCGTGAAGAACCTCCTCTTCACCCGGAGGGTCGACGAGGTGGTCAGCTTCACCAACGACCGCTCCTCGGTCGGGGTGATGCGGGTCATCGCGACCGTTTGCAAGAACGGGTCCTGCGGCACGTCGAAGGTCACCACGGCACAACAGTGAGGTAACGGGTCCGGCGCTGACTTGACCGCGGGGCGCCGGACCCGCTTGCCTGATGACCGCGAACGTCCAGGAGCACCGCCGGACTACCGGCTGTGTTCATCTGCTGGCTGCCTGACATCAAGTCAGTGGTCGCCATCGCGACCAGCATCGTTTACTCGCTGTTCACCAAGGTCCGGGTACTCGGCCATCTGATCTCCCTAGCCTCTGTGGGGAAAAGGCATCACATCCCCGCAGAAGGGCAACACACTCGTGTCCGTCAACCGTGTGCTCCGCGCCGGCGTTGTCGCCGTGGCCACTCTTGGTGTCCTGGCGCTCAGCGCCTGTGGCAGCGACCCCGAGCCGACCGGCTCCTCGACCCCCTCGTCGTCAACCGGCGCCGATGGCGACTGCCCGTCGGGCACTCTGAACGCCGAGGGATCCTCGGCGCAGAAGAACGCGATCGAAGAAGTCATCGCGAAGTACAACGAGAAGTGCGCCGACGTCACGGTGAACTACAACCCGACCGGTTCCGGTGCGGGTATCAAGCAGTTCAACGCGAGCCAGGTCGACTTCGCCGGTTCCGACTCCGCGCTGAAGACGGAGCCGAAGGACGGCGTGATCGAGGCTGACGCCGCCGCCAAGCGTTGCGCGAACAACCCGGCCCTGAACCTGCCGATGGTGATCGGCCCGGTCGCACTGGCCTACAACGTGGCCGGCCTGGACAAGCTGATCCTGGACGGCCCGACGGCCGCCAAGATCTTCCAGGGCACGGTCAAGACCTGGAACGCGCCGGAGATCGCCAAGCTGAACCCGGGCGCCAAGCTGCCGGCCGCGCCGATCTCGGTCTTCTTCCGTTCGGACGAGTCCGGCACCACGGAGAACTTCGCCAAGTACCTGAAGGCCTCCGGTGACGGCGCCTGGAAGGGTGAGCCGGCCAAGAAGTGGACCGGCACCGGCGCCGGCAAGGAGAAGTCGGCCGGTGTGGCCGAGGCGACCAAGTCGACCCCGAACTCGCTGACCTACGTCGAGTGGTCCTACGCCGTCGACAACAAGCTCGGCGTTGCGCAGGTCGACACCGGCGCCGGCCCGATCGAGCTGACCCCCGAGTCCGCCGCCAAGGCCCTGGCCGAGGCGAAGGTCAAGGGCAAGGGCAGCGACCTGGCGCTGTCGGTCGACTACGGCACCAAGGCGGCCGGGGCCTACCCGATCATCCTGGTGACGTACGAGATCGCCTGCAGCAAGGGCCTTCCGGCCGAGAAGACCGCGCTGGTGAAGGGCTTCCTGAGCTACTTCGCGAGCACCGAGGGCCAGGCCAGCCTGGGCGAGCTGAACTACGCGCCGCTGCCCGAGGAGATGCGCACCAAGGTCGAAGCCGCCATCAAGGCCATCAGCTGAGACCTGCCGTGATCGTCGCCCTGGCCCCGCTCGCTTCGGTGAGCGGCGGTCAGGGCGCAGTCGCGCCAGAGGTCGAAGCTTCCGCCCCCTTGTCGCCAGCCGCCGGGAGTCGGCTACCTCATGAGTGATCCAACCAGCCCGCCCAGCTCCGAACCGCGGGACGCGGGCAGTACCAAGCTCGATCTCGGGCCCGTCGGCCATCTCGGCGACCGGCTCTTCGCAGGGCTGGCCCGCGGTTCCGGCGGCCTGGTGGTCGCCATCGTCGCGTTCGTCGGTATCTTCCTGCTCGCCCTGGCGATTCCCGCGCTGGCGGACAACGAGGGCAACTTCCTCTTCTCCCGCACCTGGCTGCCGGGCGGGGAGCACCCCGAGTTCGGCATCGCCGCGCTGTTCTATACGACGCTGGTCAGCTCGATCATCGCGATGGCGGTCGCTGTCCCGATCGCGGTGGGCGTCGCGCTATACATCACGTACTACGCCCCAGCCCGGCTGGCCCGCCCGGTCGCGTACGTCGTCGACCTGCTGGCCGCCGTACCGTCGATCATCTATGGCCTCTGGGGCATCCTCTTCTTCGCGCCCGTGATCCAGCCGGTGTCCGGCGCGATCTCGGACGCGCTCGGCTGGATCCCCGTGTTCAACGAGGCTCCCGGCGCCGACCGCGGCACGGTGTTCACCGCCGGCCTGGTGCTGGCGATCATGATCCTGCCGGTGATCACCGCGATCAGCCGCGAGATCTTCGCCCAGACCCCGGTCACCCATCGCGAAGGCGCCCTAGCCCTCGGCTCCACCAAGTGGGAGATGATCCGGATGGCCGTGCTGCCGTACGGGCGCTCCGGCGTGGTCAGCGCCGCGATGCTCGGTCTCGGCCGGGCCCTCGGTGAGACGGTCGCGGTGATGATCATCCTGTCCCAGCCGAACCCGATCGCGCCGTGGACCTCGTCGATCTTCGCCGGCGGCGAGACCTTCGCCTCCAAGATCGCCTCCAGCGCCGCCGAACTCGACACCCCGGCCAAGACCGGTGCGTTCATCGCGGCCGGCCTGGTGCTGTTCGTCGTCACCTTCATCGTCAACTCCACCGCCCGCCTGATCGTCGCGCGCAGCGGACCGGGCAACCGCCGCCCCCGCCGGACCAAGGCCTCGAAGCAGGGAGCCGCCGCGTGACCACTCTCGCCGCGAACAAACCGGCGTACGACGGAACGACGCTCGACCTGACCGGCAAATCCGGCAGCCGGGCCGTGCGCAACATGCTCGCCACCATCCTGATCAGCCTGTGCTTCCTGATCGCGGTGATCCCGCTGGCGTGGATCCTTTGGACCGTTGTCAGCAAGGGCTATCACCTCGTCCTGGACGCGAACTGGTGGTCCCAGTCGCAGCGTGGCATCACCTCGCGTCGCGCGGGTGGCGGCGCGTATCACGCGATCATGGGCAGCGTCATCATGGCGCTGACGTGCGCCGCGATCGCCGTACCGCTGGGGGTTCTCGGTGCGATCTACCTGATCGAGTACGGCAAGGGCAGCAAGGCCGCTCGCGCCGTTAGCTTCATGGTCGACATCCTCACCGGTGTGCCCTCGATCGTCGCGGCCCTGTTCGTGTACGCCGTCTGGATCACCATGCTCGGGCAGAACCGAATCGGTTTCGCGGTCTCGCTATCCCTTGTGCTGTTGATGATGCCGGTCGTGCTGCGTTCCACCGAGGAAATGCTCAAGCTCGTACCGGATGAGTTGCGCGAAGCGGCGTACGCGCTGGGCGTGCCGAAGTGGAAGACGATCCTCAAGGTCGTCGTACCGACCGCCTTCGGTGGCATCGTCACCGGCGTCATGCTCGGCCTGGCCCGGGTGATCGGCGAGACCGCGCCACTGCTGATCCTGGTCGGCTATTCCAAGGTCATCAACCTGAACCCGTTCGAGGGCTTCATGGGCGCACTGCCGACGATGATCAACAACGACCGCGGCGATATGGCTCTGCCGTCGGCCGCGGACCGGGTCTGGTCGACGGCACTGACGCTCATTCTGCTGGTCCTGGCCCTTAACCTGATCGCGCGGCTGATCGCGCGGTTCAGCACCATCAAGTCGAAGTAGTGAGGATCTGAGTCGATATGGCAAAGCGCATCGAGGTCAGCGGCCTCAACGTCTACTACGGCGATTTCAAGGCCGTCGAGGACGTGTCGATGACGATCGAGCCCCGTTCCGTGACGGCGTTCATCGGCCCGTCCGGCTGTGGCAAGTCCACCTATCTGCGCACGCTGAACCGGATGCACGAGGTGCTGCCGGGCGCGCGCGTCGAGGGCAAGGTGCTGCTGGATGAGCAGGACCTGTACGCGCCGGGCGTCGACCCGGTGGCGGTCCGCCGGGTGGTGGGCATGGTGTTCCAGCGGCCGAACCCGTTCCCGACCATGTCGATCTTCGACAACGTCGCGTCCGGTCTGAAGCTGAACGGCGTGAAGGACAAGAAGAAGCTCACCGAGGTGGTCGAGACCTCCCTCAAGGGCGCCAACCTGTGGAACGAGGTCAAGGACCGGCTGGACAAGCCCGGCGCGGGTCTGTCCGGCGGCCAGCAGCAGCGCCTGTGCATCGCCCGGGCGATCGCGGTCGAGCCGCAGGTGATCCTGATGGACGAGCCGTGTTCCGCGCTGGACCCGATCAGCACACTGGCGATCGAGGACCTGATCGAGAAGCTGAAGGACCGGTTCACCGTCGTCATCGTGACGCACAACATGCAGCAGGCGGCCCGGGTCTCCGACCAGACGGCGTTCTTCAACCTGGCCGCGACCGGAAAGCCCGGCCGGCTGGTCGAAATGGGCCCGACCAAGCAGATCTTCTCGAACCCGAACGAGAAGGCCACCGAGGACTACATCACCGGCCGCTTCGGCTGATCCGAACCGCGCGGGCGTGGGGGTGCGTGACCAGTGGGCCCTTCAGTCGATAACCTGCGGTGATTCCTAACAGGCTTATGAAGGGACTGCGGTGAGCACTCCGACGCCACCTGGCGATGACCCGAACACCCCGGACGAACCCGGTTACACCCCGGGTCAGCCGGGCCAGCCGGGTCAACCCGGTCAGCCGGGTCAGTACGGACAGCCGCCTCAGCCAGGCGGACCGTACGGCGGCCAGCCCGGTCAACCCGGCCAGTACGGCGGCCCCGGCGGCCCTGGGCAGTACCCGGGCCAGCCTGGCCAGCCCGGCCAGTACCCCGGTCAGCCGGGTCAGTACCCCGGACAGCCGGGTCAGTACCCGGGTCAGCCCGGGCAGTACCCCGGCGGACCGGGCGGCGGTGGCTACGGCTACGGCACGCCGGGTCAGCAGCCGCCCAGCAACACCCCGATGATCCTGTCGATCATCGGCATCGTGTTCTGGTTCTGCTGCCAGCCGGTCTCGATCGTGCTCGGCCTGATCGCCCAGAAGCAGTACCGCGAGCAGGGGCAGCCCGACACGCTGGCGAAGGTCGCCTGGATCGGCGGCATCGTGTTCCTGGTGATCGCCGTGATCCTGCAGCTCACCGGTGCACTCGCCGGACTCACCAGCAGCTGATCTCACAGTAGAAACGACGGTAGGCCCCGGGTGTTCCGGGGCCTACCGTCTTGTTTAGAAGAACTTTTCGCTGCTGGGAACCGGTTGGCGATCGGCGGAGTCGGAGGGCTGTCAGAAATTACGCAGTACGCCGAACAGGACCATGCCCGCGATACCGACTTTCAGCAGCACGTCCATCGTCCGCCGGCTTGGGCGCAGTCTCGGCAACCGCACCAGCCGGGCCCGTTCCAGCAGCCAGGCCAGCAATTGGTAGCCGACGGCAACACCGATCACCGGGCTGAGCAACAGCACCACCGGGTTGAAGTGCCAGGCCGCGTCCAGATCGCCACGCAACAAGGCCGCGGCCATCCGGGTCGATCCGCAGAGCGGGCAGTCGAGACCGGTGGTCACATGCAACAAACACGGGATACCAAGGCGGCCACCGGAAAGCTGGTAGACCGCGGCGAGGGCGAGACCACCCACACCCACCCACGCGACACCGATCACGCGGCGGTCCAGCGGTTCGACCGGGCCCTGCGGGTGCATCTCGATCCTGGCGGCTGTCATCGACACCTCCCTACGGTAACCCGCCCGGGTCCGTTGCAACTTTGAGCTTCGTACTGACTAGTCTGCTGTTCACTCCTCAACCATTAAGAAGGGAACGTCGTGAGCACTCCGACGCCGCCAGGCCCCTACGGTCCGCCTGGTCAGAACCAGCCGGGCCAACCGGGCCAGCCGGGTCAACCCGGTCAGCCGGGCCCGTACGGTCAGCCGGGCCAGTACGGCCAGCCAGGGCAGTACGGCCAGCCGGCTCAGCAGGGCGGTCCGTACGGCCAGCCCGGCTACGGCCAGGTCCCCGGCCAGCAAGGCCAGCCCGGACAGCCAGGCCAACACGGTCAGCAAGGCCCGTACGGCGGTCAGCCGGGGCAGCCCGGTCAACCCGGCCAGCCCGGTTACGGCCAGTACGGCGGCGGTCAGCCGGCAGATCCGTACGGCTACGGCTACGGCGGCCCTGCCGGTATGGGCAACCTGGCCGAGTGGCTGCCGCGAGTCGGCGCCTCCCTGATCGACAGCGTCGTCACCGGCCTGCCGCTGCTGATCGGCTACATCGTCTTCTTCGTCAGCCTCGCGAGTGCCACGACTGACGGCACCCTCGACGAGGCGGACACCGGCGCCCCGATCGTCGCTCTGATCTTCCTCATCCTGGGCATCCTGGGCACGATCGGTCTGACCCTGTGGACCCGCGTGTTCCAGCAGGGCAGCACCGGCCAGAGCATCGGCAAGAAGGTGCTGAAGATCAAGCTGGTCGACGCCAACACCGGCCAGACGATCGGCGCGGGCAAGGCATTCCTGCGCGAGATCTGCCACGCAGCCGACTCCGCGATCTGCGTCCTCGGCTACCTGTGGCCGCTGTGGGACGTCAAGAAGCAGACCTGGGCCGACAAGATCTGCGACACCCTCGTAGTCGAAGCCTGAGTTCAGTTGTCAGCAAGGCCCTGCCGGTTCGTCACGGCAGGGCCTTCGCCATGTCAACGAACCGCCCGTCACGCAGCACCGGCACCACCTGCGCCACGTCGTACTCCCCGGCGATCTCAACGTCCTGCTGGTAGCCCAGGGCAACCAACTCGCGTCCACCGGCACAGCCCAGCAGCCCCTCTCGTACATCTCCTAGCGCCTTGAACGCCCCAAGAGCCGCTCCCGCCTCCGGAGACAACTCCTGCGCGTCTAACGCCGCCAGGAAGGCTCCGGCGCCCCACAGATCCTCTACCCCCGGGCGCAACTCACCCCCGGGCCAACTCTCACCACCAGCTATGACCGTCACCACGCCTTCCTGCGCTCGCACCCACTTCGCGGCGGCCGACGCGTTCCGAAGCGATACGGCGACTACTGCGCACCCCAGCCCTGCGACGTACTGCGAGATGGTCGAACCATTAGGCGACGGCAGTACGACGCTGTCGATTCCCTGTGCGGCTTGAAGCGTCACGGGCGACAGGCTTATCTGCCCAGGCCTAGCGGCGGACCTACCAACTGCAAGTTCTGCCCGATGTTCAGCGGCGTATGCGACGGCAGACTCGTCACGCCAGCGATAAGGCAGTACGTCGATCCCACGTTCGACGGCAACAGTCGTCGCAGTCGTGAAGGACAAGACGTCAACCACGGCGACAACCGAAGAGCCGGGAGCGCACTCCTGGGCTCCGCGCAGCCCCCAGTCGAACCGGACGGCATACCCGTGCTGGGCGTAGACGCTCACGTCAGCAGCAGGGCGGCGCAACCGACGGCCCAGAGCACACTCGTGAAGGTGCCGATGATGAACCGCTCCGCGACCGCTCGTGCCGCACCCGGATCAGGCTTGTCGGGATCGATCTGGTCCGGATCGCTCAGCTCGGGATAGCGCGCCAATCCCTTGATGGCCAGCGTGATCGCGATGCCCTCGGGCCAGCCGGCCACCATCGACCCGAAGATCGCGCCTCGCTCGAGCGCACCAATCAGGGCGCCGCCACGGAGGATCTCCCCGGCCCGCTGGGTCGAGAGCGAGCGGGGATTGCCCCGGTCGACCAGTGCGAGCACGGACGTCGTCAACGGACCGCCACCGGCGACCGCGAGACCGCC
Encoded here:
- the pstS gene encoding phosphate ABC transporter substrate-binding protein PstS — its product is MSVNRVLRAGVVAVATLGVLALSACGSDPEPTGSSTPSSSTGADGDCPSGTLNAEGSSAQKNAIEEVIAKYNEKCADVTVNYNPTGSGAGIKQFNASQVDFAGSDSALKTEPKDGVIEADAAAKRCANNPALNLPMVIGPVALAYNVAGLDKLILDGPTAAKIFQGTVKTWNAPEIAKLNPGAKLPAAPISVFFRSDESGTTENFAKYLKASGDGAWKGEPAKKWTGTGAGKEKSAGVAEATKSTPNSLTYVEWSYAVDNKLGVAQVDTGAGPIELTPESAAKALAEAKVKGKGSDLALSVDYGTKAAGAYPIILVTYEIACSKGLPAEKTALVKGFLSYFASTEGQASLGELNYAPLPEEMRTKVEAAIKAIS
- the pstC gene encoding phosphate ABC transporter permease subunit PstC, yielding MSDPTSPPSSEPRDAGSTKLDLGPVGHLGDRLFAGLARGSGGLVVAIVAFVGIFLLALAIPALADNEGNFLFSRTWLPGGEHPEFGIAALFYTTLVSSIIAMAVAVPIAVGVALYITYYAPARLARPVAYVVDLLAAVPSIIYGLWGILFFAPVIQPVSGAISDALGWIPVFNEAPGADRGTVFTAGLVLAIMILPVITAISREIFAQTPVTHREGALALGSTKWEMIRMAVLPYGRSGVVSAAMLGLGRALGETVAVMIILSQPNPIAPWTSSIFAGGETFASKIASSAAELDTPAKTGAFIAAGLVLFVVTFIVNSTARLIVARSGPGNRRPRRTKASKQGAAA
- the pstA gene encoding phosphate ABC transporter permease PstA, with amino-acid sequence MTTLAANKPAYDGTTLDLTGKSGSRAVRNMLATILISLCFLIAVIPLAWILWTVVSKGYHLVLDANWWSQSQRGITSRRAGGGAYHAIMGSVIMALTCAAIAVPLGVLGAIYLIEYGKGSKAARAVSFMVDILTGVPSIVAALFVYAVWITMLGQNRIGFAVSLSLVLLMMPVVLRSTEEMLKLVPDELREAAYALGVPKWKTILKVVVPTAFGGIVTGVMLGLARVIGETAPLLILVGYSKVINLNPFEGFMGALPTMINNDRGDMALPSAADRVWSTALTLILLVLALNLIARLIARFSTIKSK
- the pstB gene encoding phosphate ABC transporter ATP-binding protein PstB; this translates as MAKRIEVSGLNVYYGDFKAVEDVSMTIEPRSVTAFIGPSGCGKSTYLRTLNRMHEVLPGARVEGKVLLDEQDLYAPGVDPVAVRRVVGMVFQRPNPFPTMSIFDNVASGLKLNGVKDKKKLTEVVETSLKGANLWNEVKDRLDKPGAGLSGGQQQRLCIARAIAVEPQVILMDEPCSALDPISTLAIEDLIEKLKDRFTVVIVTHNMQQAARVSDQTAFFNLAATGKPGRLVEMGPTKQIFSNPNEKATEDYITGRFG
- a CDS encoding DUF2752 domain-containing protein, yielding MTAARIEMHPQGPVEPLDRRVIGVAWVGVGGLALAAVYQLSGGRLGIPCLLHVTTGLDCPLCGSTRMAAALLRGDLDAAWHFNPVVLLLSPVIGVAVGYQLLAWLLERARLVRLPRLRPSRRTMDVLLKVGIAGMVLFGVLRNF
- a CDS encoding RDD family protein; translation: MSTPTPPGPYGPPGQNQPGQPGQPGQPGQPGPYGQPGQYGQPGQYGQPAQQGGPYGQPGYGQVPGQQGQPGQPGQHGQQGPYGGQPGQPGQPGQPGYGQYGGGQPADPYGYGYGGPAGMGNLAEWLPRVGASLIDSVVTGLPLLIGYIVFFVSLASATTDGTLDEADTGAPIVALIFLILGILGTIGLTLWTRVFQQGSTGQSIGKKVLKIKLVDANTGQTIGAGKAFLREICHAADSAICVLGYLWPLWDVKKQTWADKICDTLVVEA
- a CDS encoding 2-phosphosulfolactate phosphatase, producing the protein MSVYAQHGYAVRFDWGLRGAQECAPGSSVVAVVDVLSFTTATTVAVERGIDVLPYRWRDESAVAYAAEHRAELAVGRSAARPGQISLSPVTLQAAQGIDSVVLPSPNGSTISQYVAGLGCAVVAVSLRNASAAAKWVRAQEGVVTVIAGGESWPGGELRPGVEDLWGAGAFLAALDAQELSPEAGAALGAFKALGDVREGLLGCAGGRELVALGYQQDVEIAGEYDVAQVVPVLRDGRFVDMAKALP